A window of Ignatzschineria indica genomic DNA:
ATAGTGGGAAGCGCCATGTGGTGATTAGTGAGCCGGGAATTAACTCAGCACCGACTTGGTCACCGGATGGTACTCGTCTAGCATTTACACTTTCGCGAGATGGTAATCCAGAGATCTATACGGCTAATATTGATGGTAGTAATTTGACCCGTTTAACAAATAGTCCAAGTATCGATACAGAGCCGGCATGGGGTCCAGATAGAATGATCTACTTTACCTCTGATCGTGGGGGCACTCCCCAAATTTATAGAATGCCTGAAAATGGTGGTACACCCGTACGCATCTCTAATACAGGAAACTATAATGCTAATGCGACAATTTCAGCAGATGGTAAACATTTAGCGATGATGCAGCGTAATCCTGGGCAAGGCTTTGGGATTGCGGTGATGGATTTAACAACGGGTAATGTTAAACGATTAACAAATGGTGGTAAGGATGAGGCGCCTAGCTTTTCTGGTAATAGTCATATGATTCTCTATTCAGATGGCCGTGGCGGACTCAAAATTATCTCGACAGATGGTAATGTTGAGCAACGATTCTATGGAATTGGAACCGATGTTCGCAAGCCAAGCTGGTCGCCTAATGTTCGATAGATAACAATAAAAGATTTACTACTACATAGATTTCAAGAGGGTTTAAAATGCGTAAGTTAATGATGAGAGGTATCTCCATAGCGCTATTGGGGGTTGTGGTTGCAGCTTGTAGCTCTACTGGTGGTGCTGGCGGTGTCGGGGGGACAGGTGGCCCTGGAGGCGTAGGTTATGGCTATGGTTATGGTGAAGGGCCTGCAAGTACCTATTATGATGCCGACTATGGTAAGCGTGGAACGGCAGATAGAATTATCTACTTTGATTTCGATTCAGATCGTCTACGTCGTGAATCTTATGATGTTGTTCGAGCGCATGGACAAGAGTTAAAAGCAAATCCTAATCGTGGTGTCTGGTTAGAGGGGCATACCGATGACCGAGGATCTCATGAATATAATATGGGATTAGGTGAGCGTCGCGCATTGAGCGTAAGAGATCTTCTACTTCAATCGGGAGCGAACCCCAATCAGATTAAAGTACGTAGTTACGGGAAAGAGATGCCGGCAGTCTCAGGATATGATGAGCGTGCATGGGCACAAAACCGCCGTGTAGAGATTGTCTACTAATAGTAGAGGTTCAATATTGCGAATTAGGATCGATATCAAGAGAGCGCCTGTGCGAAAATAGCATAGGTGCTCTTCTACTTTTAAGAAGGAAACTTTGTGATTAAAAAAGAGAGTTTGGGTTTATATAAACGAATTTTATCTTACTCTTTCAAATATCCACTGATCTTAATCACTTCACTGGTCTGTGTTGTATTAGGTGGCTTTGCAGAGGCAGGTCTATTTTGGTTATTAAAACCAATTTTAGATGAGGGGTTTGTGGATAAGAATAGGCTCTTTATTGAGCTGATGCCGTGGCTTGTTGTAGGCGCCTTTATCTTAACGAGTGCTCTCAACTTTGCCGGCAGTTTCGGTATGCAATGGATCTCTCAGCGAGTAATTACAACTTTGCGGGTACAGATGTTTGATAAATTGCTCCATCTTCCGCAAACAGCTTATGATAAGCACTCGACCGGTTATTTTATGTCAAAGCTGACTTTTGATGTTGCTCAGTTGATGGCGGTGAGCTCTTTAACGCTGGTTTCAATCATTAAAGATAGTGCGATGATTATCGGTTTAATTACCGTGATGTTTATCAATAATTGGCAAATTACGCTATTAGTCTTTTTTATGGCGCCATTTCTCTACCTTGTATTACGTTATGTCTCTAAGCGTCTGCGGGGTATCTCTCGTAGAATGCAGGGGCAGATGGGTGAGTTTAACCATATCTTGGAAGAGGGGATTCGAGGTCAAAAAGAGATCAAGCTTTTTGCCGCTTATGATCAGATGAATGGACGCTTCTCTCAAGTAAATAAACATCTTCGTCATTTGAGTATGAAGAGTCTGGTTGCGAGTCAGTTAGCAAGCCCTGTTTCTCAAGTCTTTCTGGTGATCTTTATTGCGTTTGTTATCTGGTATGCCTCTAATCAAGCTTCTGCAGATCAGGTGACCATTGGTAGCTTTATCTCTCTTTTAGCTGCGATGGTCGGGATGTTGACGCCCATTAAGCGTTTAGTCAGCATGAACGAGGCGTTGCAACGGGGCGCTGCCGGTGCGGAAGGGGTCTTTAGTATCTTAGATGCGGAAGGAGAGAAGGATCAGGGCAGTACTCAACTCCCCCAAGTGAAGGGGCATATCGAATTTAAAGAGGTTACTTTCCAATATGAGGGGAGTGATGTAGCGGCCCTCAAGGAGATCTCCTTAGAGATTCAACCTTATGAAACAGTCGCGCTTGTAGGTGCTTCAGGAAGTGGTAAGAGCACCTTTGCAAATCTCCTTTCCCGTTTTTATAACCCCACATCAGGCTCTATTTCATTAGATGGTAAAAATATTGATGAGATTGAGTTAGAAGCTTATCGCTCTGCAATCGGTTATGTAGGGCAACACGTTATCCTTTTTGCCGATACAATTGCTAAAAATATCAGTTTTGGTAATGAGGCCTCTTCAGAAGATGCGATTGAAAAGGCGGCGCAATTTGCAAATGCGAGTGGGTTTATCGAAAAATTGCCAGAAAAATATGAGACTGTTATTGGTGAAAATGGCGCAAAATTATCAGGTGGGCAGCGTCAGCGGATTGCAATTGCCCGCGCAATCTTAAAAGATGCTCCAATTCTTATTTTTGATGAAGCAACTAGTAGTTTAGATAATGAGAGTGAGTATGCTATTCAACAGGCATTAAAAGAGCTTAGTCGAGAGAAGACGACTATTATTATTGCACATCGCCTCTCTACCATTGAGCATGCTGATAAAATTGTTGTCTTTGATCAAGGAAGAATTGTTGAAGTAGGAACACATCAGAGCCTTCTCGAGAGAGATGGATACTACGCAAAATTGTACCGAGTTGATAAGAAATAACCTACAAAGTAATTGTTATTTTATAAATTTATCAAGTTTATAAATAAAATTTATCTCTTTCGCGATCGCTCTAGCGATATTGAGGGTTGTATCAAAAAAGATATTTGTATTAAAAATCCCACAAATTTGGATTTTTGATGCAAATATGTATCAATTCTAATAAAAATGAGATATGATTGAACCGTTAGTTTGTATTATCTGAAGGTAACTTGTTACAACTGTCTGTAATACATTTATTTTATAATTAGTAATTAAGTGGAGACTTATATGAAAAAGCAATTAACTATTGCTGCATTAGCAGGTCTATTCGCGACTTCTACAGCTGTAGCAGCGACAGATTCGTTAATCGATAGACAAGGTGAGTTTGTAAAAGATCGTCAAGGCGAGTGTGTCTTAGTTAAAGATGGCGTTCCTGGATGTGGTGTTGTTGTGCAAGATTTAACTTTCTCAGCAGATACATTCTTTGCTTTTGATAAAGCAGAACTTCGTCCACAAGGCCGTGAGTTACTTGATAAAGTAGCAGCTGAGCTTGTTAAGAATGCAAACGATGTAAAATCAATCGTTCTTACAGGTCACACTGACGCAATCGGTAGCGAGCAATACAACCTTGGTCTTTCACAACGTCGTGCAGATGCAGTGCGCAACTACTTAGTTGAGAAAGGTGTTAACCCAGCAATCATTACTGCTAAGGGTGAAGGTATCAGCTACACATTTGACAACGCAACAGCTGAAGGCCGTGCGAAAAACCGTCGTGTAGATGTTAAAATTGAAGCAGTAAGAGAAGTAAACGTTAACTAATTGAACGTTTCTCTATTGTTGAGTAACTAAGTCTCTTTTACCTTGAGTAGTATTAACTATTAGAAATATTAGTATCTATTAGGTTGTAAAGGCTTATGTTCAGAGCACTCTATTTTATAGAGTGCTTTTTTATTGTTTAGGGAATTGAGTAGATCCAGAGGTATCAGATCCAAAGGTATCTCTTTGAGCTTTCAGCTGCTTCAACCTAGAAAGATGTTGATATAGATGAATGATAAAAGAGTGGAGAGGCAAAATAGCCTTATTAACCGCTCCTTTAAGTAGTTATTGAGTTAAGTGTCTATAAGCAAGCATCTCTAATGCTTACTGAGCGCCATTATTGGCGATCTATCGGCGACAATAGCTCTATTTATAAGGTGCTAATAGAGGAAGGTATTAGATACGCTCTGATTTTAAGCATTGATGCTATATAACCTTCGCTAGAGAGATACTTTTTTAAGGCAAAAAAAGGATGCGCCTCCGTAGTAGTCGGTTGCAAATCACCAAGACTCTTGAACGCGTACGTTCAAGTGGATACCTAACAGGGTTCTTTAGGCTTCTGAACTAAATCAGCTTGCACACCGAGCCCTAATATCGGCGATCCAAAGTATTAAAATTAGGATCAAGAGGTGTATGGTGATAAAAACACTCGTACATAACAGAAACGCATCAACGACAGTTTGACATAATCACCATTAATTATCAACTTAAGATTGGGCAATAAAGAGGCCGTAAAGCTCCTCTGTATGAGGATTATCCACACTTTCAAGGAGTTGTTTAAAAGAGCGCCCCGTTGTAACAACATCATCAATAATGAGAAGTGATCTCTGTTGTAAGGGTGGGAGTATTTGATGGTTTTTAAGAAAGTGATTCTGAAGATTGGTAAGGCGGTCGGCTCTTTTTAGATCTGTCTGGGGAATTGAAAAAGCTCGTTTTTTTAAGTAGTTATCACAATAGGGGAGCTCACTACGTTGTGAGAGATGGCGAGCAACTTCACTAACGGGGTTGTACCCTCTTTTAGCGACACGTAAGCGGCCACTCGGCATTGGAATAATTGTTGTATCGATGGGTAATTGAGCAAAGAAATTGAGGGATCGTTGCCAGATAAGTTGGTTGAGTGTTCGTGCTAAATAGGGGCGTAGGGAGTATTTAAATTGCTGAATAATTTTGCGGATAGTGCTCTCATAATTGAAACAGACAAAGATATTTTGTAATTTTGGCGATTCTTTTTTGCATAAATGACACAAAAACGCACCGGGTGTATCACAAAAGATACACTTTCGATCCGCTAAAATAATATCGAGGCAGCACTTTTGACAGAGATTTTCATACTCCTCGTTCACAATTTTTTGTTGGCAGAGGGTACAGAAAGGGGGAAAAAGACTCTTAAGAAGATTTTTAGTATGATCGATTACCCTTCTTCTTTTCATCGTAACACCCTCCTTATTTATTTCCTTTGAGCTAGATCTTTTAAACTCTCTTTTAGTCTCTTTTTAAATTTCTATATTTCACAATGCACCCATATTGCATGAATTTATCTTGAATGACCCTATATTGAACCCGTATTGAGTTTATATGAGCTTTTACATGAGCTTATATGAACGTATATGAAAGTATATGAAAGCTATATTAAAGATGGTGTTTGTTTAAAGAGTATTGTTGCTTGTCTCAACTCAACACGCCATTTTGAGCACTAATTGGTGGGGCTATCTGACTATTTGATCCTCTGAAAGAGAGGTGATTTCGACGCTGATAGGGTCGTGATCGGAATAACGAAAGGTATATTCTAGCTGGGTGTTGATATGGTGTGCTTGTGGCGTGTGAAATGAAAGGCGCTTGTCTACTAAAATATAGTCGAGTACAACAGGTCGATTTCGGTGCTTTGTTGTGTAGAGTCGACCGGGATAATCTTTCCAGATTGAGAGTAGCTCTCCTCCTTGTAAAATCTCTAGCGTTTGGCTATTGGGTGTATCGTTAAAGTCCCCTAAGAGAATAATATAGTGGGTAGGCAGCAATTTATTGTAGAAGTTGTAAATTGCGCGAGCTTGTTCATTTCTCTGCTTTCGTGCTCGCTTTTTATCCTGATTGGTCCTTGCATTTTGTGATTTTAAATGGCAGTTAATGAGGGTAATGGCCTGTTTTTGATAATCGATAGTGAGAACAAGCGGATAACGTGATGCTGAAAAGAAGCTGCTCTCATCGCCGGAAAAGCAGGCCATCGGCGGTAATGTTTGTAGTTCTGTGACTGTGATTGAATCTTTAATCAGAAATGCAGGGCGAATATTTAAATTAAGTGCGCCGCCTGAACTTTCATTGGTTGGGGGAAGATCGTAATAACGGTAGTTCACTCCAGTCATATTTTTAACGATTGTACAAATTCGCTCGCCAATAATCGCTTGAGCGTAATCCTTCTGCCCGTCTGTCTCTGCACCTATCTCCTGCAGGGCGATGATGTCAGGAAGATTGAGAGGATCATCGAGTGCAATAATAAAATTGAAGAGCTTCTGCAAAGAGGAGTGTTCATAGAGATTTTGAACATTACAGGAGGCAATAGAGAGATCGAAAAGAGGGGGCATCAATTT
This region includes:
- a CDS encoding OmpA family protein, whose protein sequence is MRKLMMRGISIALLGVVVAACSSTGGAGGVGGTGGPGGVGYGYGYGEGPASTYYDADYGKRGTADRIIYFDFDSDRLRRESYDVVRAHGQELKANPNRGVWLEGHTDDRGSHEYNMGLGERRALSVRDLLLQSGANPNQIKVRSYGKEMPAVSGYDERAWAQNRRVEIVY
- the msbA gene encoding lipid A export permease/ATP-binding protein MsbA; protein product: MIKKESLGLYKRILSYSFKYPLILITSLVCVVLGGFAEAGLFWLLKPILDEGFVDKNRLFIELMPWLVVGAFILTSALNFAGSFGMQWISQRVITTLRVQMFDKLLHLPQTAYDKHSTGYFMSKLTFDVAQLMAVSSLTLVSIIKDSAMIIGLITVMFINNWQITLLVFFMAPFLYLVLRYVSKRLRGISRRMQGQMGEFNHILEEGIRGQKEIKLFAAYDQMNGRFSQVNKHLRHLSMKSLVASQLASPVSQVFLVIFIAFVIWYASNQASADQVTIGSFISLLAAMVGMLTPIKRLVSMNEALQRGAAGAEGVFSILDAEGEKDQGSTQLPQVKGHIEFKEVTFQYEGSDVAALKEISLEIQPYETVALVGASGSGKSTFANLLSRFYNPTSGSISLDGKNIDEIELEAYRSAIGYVGQHVILFADTIAKNISFGNEASSEDAIEKAAQFANASGFIEKLPEKYETVIGENGAKLSGGQRQRIAIARAILKDAPILIFDEATSSLDNESEYAIQQALKELSREKTTIIIAHRLSTIEHADKIVVFDQGRIVEVGTHQSLLERDGYYAKLYRVDKK
- a CDS encoding OmpA family protein: MKKQLTIAALAGLFATSTAVAATDSLIDRQGEFVKDRQGECVLVKDGVPGCGVVVQDLTFSADTFFAFDKAELRPQGRELLDKVAAELVKNANDVKSIVLTGHTDAIGSEQYNLGLSQRRADAVRNYLVEKGVNPAIITAKGEGISYTFDNATAEGRAKNRRVDVKIEAVREVNVN
- a CDS encoding ComF family protein; this encodes MKRRRVIDHTKNLLKSLFPPFCTLCQQKIVNEEYENLCQKCCLDIILADRKCIFCDTPGAFLCHLCKKESPKLQNIFVCFNYESTIRKIIQQFKYSLRPYLARTLNQLIWQRSLNFFAQLPIDTTIIPMPSGRLRVAKRGYNPVSEVARHLSQRSELPYCDNYLKKRAFSIPQTDLKRADRLTNLQNHFLKNHQILPPLQQRSLLIIDDVVTTGRSFKQLLESVDNPHTEELYGLFIAQS
- a CDS encoding endonuclease/exonuclease/phosphatase family protein, with the translated sequence MPPLFDLSIASCNVQNLYEHSSLQKLFNFIIALDDPLNLPDIIALQEIGAETDGQKDYAQAIIGERICTIVKNMTGVNYRYYDLPPTNESSGGALNLNIRPAFLIKDSITVTELQTLPPMACFSGDESSFFSASRYPLVLTIDYQKQAITLINCHLKSQNARTNQDKKRARKQRNEQARAIYNFYNKLLPTHYIILLGDFNDTPNSQTLEILQGGELLSIWKDYPGRLYTTKHRNRPVVLDYILVDKRLSFHTPQAHHINTQLEYTFRYSDHDPISVEITSLSEDQIVR